The genome window GGAACTTTGGCGATTCTGTAGATGATCAAACAGCAAAAATATGGGCCAGAGGTTTCGAGTTTGAAGGTATTACGATGGACCAGATCAAGGCGGCAGCAATGCGAATTTTAAAAACCCGTACCATATCGAAAATGCCTACGTTTGCGGAATTTCTGGAAGCAATAAACGGTTCCAAAAAAGATAATGCCCAGGCCCAGGCCGATATCGTATTCGAAACCCTCCGCAGAAACGGGGCCACCAGTGAGCCGATATTTGAAGACCCGGTTACAAATCATCTAATGTCAACCCGCTGGAAATGGAAAAATTGGGCCTCAAGCGTGCTTGAAGACGAAATCAAGTGGTGGCGCAAAGAGTTCATTGAGGCGTATCAGAGCTATGCCGCGAACCCGGAAAACGTGGAGCAGGTGCAGAAGTTGACCGCACCGCAGCGGCTGCAGAAACTTATATCCGGGATCGGCGACGAGAATCCCGAAAAACAGGAACCCGCATTAATCGAGGAAGAACAATGTCAGAAATAATATCAATCCAGATGGGGAATAAGTTCAATGACGTGATCCGGCTCGATGAATACAATGAGCAGATCAGCGTGGTTTCGGCACGCGAAGGCAAGGACGGTAAGACATATCCGCAGTGGGTTTTTCCGCAGGACCGGGATCGAAAGCCGCGGGATAAGGCAATACCGCTTAAAGTCACGCTTGGGGACCGGGAAACTGCGGCAAGGCATTTGCGATATTTGGCCGATGTGCTGGAAGCGAAGACGCCGGAGCCGGACCAGCAGCAGGGCGGCCAAGTTGATGACAACAGCGATCTGCCGTTTTGATATAGCCAATAAAATTAATAACATAGAAAGGAGCAACAATGCAGATAGCACTTTCAGAAGAAACCAAAAAAATTATTAAACAAATAGCCAGGCAACTGAAAATATCAGAGGCTGAGGCCATTGAACTTGCCATTCAACAATGGCATGAATTGTGGGGAAATTAAAAAATGATTGAAATGAATGAGCGACCAGTTTGCAATTTTGGAGTCCCGGAAAAATATGTCGGGCTGTCATATGAATGTGAATTTTGCAGGAAAAAGCATAAATGTAGCCAATACATTATGAGTAAACAGGTCAGGGAAAATGATGTTCCGTGCATGTCGGAGGAATTAGAGATGGAAGAAGAATTTTGTGATATATGTGGGGAAAGATGTGGCGGTGAAGGGTACAGAGGGCCTGGCGAAGTTCTCTGTAATAAGTGTGCCTGTGAAAAATATGATCAGCCGGCCCCGCCAGAGGAGGAGGCGGAAGAGCTGGCTCGCCAACATTGGTCATACGTGGAAGGAATAATCGTAAGGGCAGATCCGGAAATCGGCCCGGGAGAGTTGGATATGATTAAATATCATTTCCTGACAGCCTTTAAGCAGGGCCATAAATATGGCAGAGAATATTCCATAGATCATCCTGTAATGAATTGAGAGGCCATACAGTAAACGATTGGGGGTAAAGTAGGGTTACCCCCTTATGAAAAGGAAAAAGAGAGGCTGAATGTGTCAAAAAATAATAATAGAGCTGCCGATCCCATTGCCGACCTGGAAC of Bacteroidales bacterium contains these proteins:
- a CDS encoding ribbon-helix-helix protein, CopG family, whose product is MQIALSEETKKIIKQIARQLKISEAEAIELAIQQWHELWGN